The Vespula vulgaris chromosome 14, iyVesVulg1.1, whole genome shotgun sequence DNA segment GAATGATTCGAGATATCTACCCTTGTTAACGTTGTCACAGAGGCAATTGACGAAGCTGAAGAGAAGAAACCGATATTGTGACAAAtggagaagaaataaaagaaagaaacaaatataacaaTCAATCACCAGAGAGGTCAATCACTAGTAGTGCGTGTTGGTTTAGGAAAATGAACGGTGCGACGGTATAAGGGCGTCGTCAGATAACAGGAAGGATGTCGTCGGGTCTACGTCTCTGAATTTGTTCTCTTCCGTTTGAATCGAAACGTTAAAGAAATGAACGTTGAAGAGCCGACATTGGTTTTGATGCCAAACGTAACAGCCAACTCCGACACGAGGCGAGGCGACGCTACACGACGCGACACAACGCGACGCAATGTAACGCAAGGTGACGCCAAGTGACACGTTAATTCGCaccatacatatacacgcgcaattctctctctctctccctctctccctttatttCGCTCTTTCTCGGATTGCTATCTTCGAACTTGTAAATCGAaagttttcgttttcgtttagGAGGAGAGATATTGTTTGGTCCCGTGTCTGGACGCCAATCGGATGGCACTGCCGAGTCTCCTTACGTATTCCTACCTTGTAACTCTTTTCGAAAAGTTATGTATGTTagtttatatcgatataagtAAGGCACATTGTAGATTGGCGTGCCAATGCGGTCTTAACCAGTCATTTCCGGATGTTTATTTTTCGTACACATTGGCTAGAAGACTTTGCGAAAGGGAAGCTCGTTGGTCAACATCAAGGACGTTCGTGTTGCCAAAAATATTAGGGCGATCGTTCGccaaataattttgttttccttttccaccTATTTGAAAGTGTCTCTATGAATTATCTTTGAAACAAGTCAATGGTCTCGTTTAATGTAGGAAatagtttcttctttatctcctttattttattttatcttttcttttttttttacacaataCGACCCTAACATGCACGAATTAGAgttgataaaattttgttaattaaattagaacGTGCAATTTGCATGGAACGTTGAAAATTATGATAGTTATGAAACAATGTGAACATTGTGCTTCGTCGATTCACGTTCTATGGgtgaaattgttaaataatattacagttttttttttttttgagaaataatctattttttcatGTATATTCGAGTTCTATTGATTTCTAATCCCATGGTTTtggaaattgtttaaaaatctCTTTGGGGATTTAATGTCATCTTTGTAAAATGGTAATATTTCGAATGAAGTCGTACGGTAACTGTTCATCCTTAATTGCGTATCGCAATAAGCGTCCCATTTTTTTCACGCGATGTAGTTGTTATCGGAAGGTCGGTTAAGCCTGACTAAGGCTAAggtacgatgaaaaaaaaaaaatatctgtgAGATAATATATGTCACGGTATACtttcgaaatttatattcttgaGAAGTAAACTGAGTGAGCGCGTTGATTTTGAAGACGTACAAACGAGTATTCCTACCTTTGTTCTATCGTGATCTACCACGTTGACCTTATTAATGAAACAAACATTCTTATTATCTGCGCTTTGAACGgtaggaaatagaaaaattccaTGATAAATAGTGTTTCAATCATGTTTCAAAGAACAATGTAGTAAAAACacgaaaacaaataaaaagaaaagaaaaagaagggagacGTATCGaagttgtatatttttatttatttttttttcattcttcgagAATATCTCTAAATAGCTCGTTGTAGAAAATATCCCAATTGTAATATCTTCAGAATTTGGTTATCTttgcttttttcatttctttctttttcggtGTAAGCAAGCAGAGTATACCGCACACTAAAAGTGAAAATTTAAGTTGAAGACTGATTGTTTAGATAATTCTTTagattcattaatattattagcaCTCACCAAAAAGTTGTAAGCCTACCAATATAATAACGACCCTGCAATGATAATCAATCAACATTCCGGTCATCAAGTTCCCCATCATTGCTCCTAACCGACTAAAAAATGAAGCAAGACCGGCTGCTATTGatctgaaaaaaaagcaacaaagagaaattttgCGATTATtaattccctctctctctctctctctctctctctctctctctctctctctccctctttctctccttctctctttcttccatgTATTATCTCTCGTAACGATCGATCTCGAACGATACGACGGATTCTTATTGATCGATTAACAAAACAACCATTACAATCGAAACTTCTACACGTGTTTGTTATCATACATTTTTACTTCGAtcgaatttgattttcttcgacACATATGATCGATTAGGCGAAGTAAGATAATACTGTATATAATGCTCTATAAATAAACATGTGAaccgagaaaaaaatatacgaattgTGTATTTGTATCTTTTGATAAATATCTCACGAGAGAAATCAATGTCGGTAGATATAAAATCCTAAACATAAAAAGCCATGTACTAGACTTGTTAAGATTATGTTTAAAACTGTGTGTAAGCAGtttagaataaaatgaatagtTAGATTTGTTTATAATGACATAAGACACCTTAGATGCGATACCTTAAATGAGTTGGATAGAAGTCGATCAACATACAGGAGACAACGCTAACGCAAATCGATGTAACGGACTCAAAGATACACGAGATGACTAAATTTTCAACAGATgttttaacaagaaaaatacagaAGGATACAATACTGGCTATTATCGTACCGAcaactaaaacaaaaaaaggcaGACATGATATATCTTGATCAATAAGTGTTGactaatcaaaatatattatgacacaaagtatattaaaatcaatacgTGTAAAAAGAAGTATGTTGATTTGTTTCCATAATTGCGTTGACAATGACTCAcctaaaaagaatttatatccTAAACGATTTATTAAGAGAGGTAACGTAAGACCAATAGGAACGCCTGATAATGCtaaaataaatgcatataagAAGACGCTGCTCTGTATCGGAGTATTGCAACCGAAGGGATCCGTACTCGTTATctagaaagaaatgatagaatatatatatatatatatatatatatatatatatatatatatttggagAGATTGTAAAAAGTTCATTTCAAATTGTTCGCTCACGGTTTTGTTGTTCTTCTCAAATGCGACAACGGTGCATACAGTGGCCGATCGATTAGGAAAATGTTCCTGAAATTCGGCATATCTTCGAAAAAGATCAGGCAACCACAGAAGCAACATATAGTAAGAAGTCATAATCAAATATGTGGCGGAACATACAATGAAGGTCCTATGCAAGTATGGCTTTCGTACGAGCATCAACGTTTGCAAAAAAGTATTCGTTATAATAATCTTCAATGATTTTGGTTCGatcgtctcttctttctcgttcatcttttcttctaaACGAAAGACCAGTTCTGAAAGCAACTGGTTTTCACAGTTTTTCAAATTCGTCTATTCAAATAAGAGAAGTattgaatattgaaaatttgaaGTTGATCGatatgtttaattaaattttcaagaaaatttgataaaaatgaactcaccaaatatttttccaaagaaTTCCCCGTATTCTCTGAATACATTCTAGTTAAAACCTTCAACATCTTAACATTTTGTCCGGTCTCGGCAAGATACTTTGGAGTTTCTGGAAAGAATGATAACCAAATCCCAATTGTAAAAGATGGCAAAGAACAGATCATGATGAACAAGTTCCACGAGTGAAAGGAAAACGTGTCAgtcttatattttatgtcCAACGGGACCGTAGCCCAGGCTACGcctgaaaagataaaaaaggatgctaaaaagaaaaaacaaaaaaaaagaaaagaaaaaggaaaaaaaatggaaatgaatGCGAAGAGAATTGGGATACTTACACGCGACGATTACCATTCCCATTACCCATGCCGTTTCCATCCATGAGAGAAACAAATCACGTTTTTTAATTGGTTGAAATTCGGCAAGATATGTATAGAGCAACGTTAACTGTCCACATATACTGAAAATTTGTTAACGCAGATAGTCTAgggacaaaattttttatggcGTACAACGTACGCAGCTCGATGAATTCGTCAATAAGTTTTGTCGTTTGTGTTTTTGATCATACTAACGCCAGACCGCTGATAAATTTGACTAACACGAAGCCCCAATAAAATGGTATCAGCGATGCTAAGAATTCTGAGCCACCGTGAAGGAAGAGACATGCCAGGAGAGAAATTCTCCGTCCTTTCGTATCAGCGAGGCAGCCCCAGAAATAAGAACCCGACAACATACCTGAAGAGAATACattcatttatatctataaagaGGCAACACAGCCATAACCGTGATGCAATCAATTGCGCGAATTTACCTAGCATGGTCGATACAGTCAGGTGACCTTTGTCTTCCGTCGTCATCTTAAAATCGCATGCCGCCGCTGGCAAAATAAATCCTATGCTCAGCATGCCAAAGGCAGCATTCATACAGATAAGAGCGGAAACGGCCAAGACTTTGAAATTAAACTTTCCAAATcctcaaataaataatttaagtacactcaataattaatgataattaattgctaattaataataataattaagtacTAAGTTTGTTCATTGGTGTTATTTTAGGAACGAGTCAGCTaacataatttcttattaagcTTCTATCTaacataattttaaatatcataattatcaaAGTCACAAATATGGGAAGGAAgtagtttatttaatttaatcttaatttaatttttttatctcgaaattaacaattaaaaacattacatgattcaatttatataaaaaatgtgttttcaatgaaatttaaatacgAAGTAAAGAATTAGTTTGACGTATaaagacatttttttatctatagatCGAACGATTAGGATGTAGAAagattgatcgatcgttttcttttctttatttccttcggcattttaattgatttattaactTGCTAGATGCATACCATTCCATTGACACTTATTATCATGTTGTTTACAAGTGTCGCATAAGCAGAGTCAATCGATTAATGGAACAAGATCAAATTATtggttgaaagaaaataattgtaagaAACAATTGTCTCTTTATCGTTCCATTCACCTATCTATATGTTTTATCGTACATCGTTATGTTTTATATCGTTCATGCAGAAATAAGACATATAATCTATATTCAATAGAAAGTCGTGATTTTTGATTAAACGCAGAAATGCATTAGATCTAGTTCTTACATTAAATGCCATTCTGAATTAGatatcattagaaaatatcatGAAAAAGCTCATACGATTGATATGTGCAATCgaatcataataaatattatgtaaaataccTGTTTCGTTAAGAGCATCTTGCACAATGATTTCATCGGTTTGCCGGATCTCTGCgagtaagaaaaaagttcacactcgtaatattattattcgcgAGAAACGAATTCATCATATTCCAAAACATTATTCCTTTCCACTCTCctcgtaaataatttcttacctACGTTGAACTTTGTTAGATGATGTTGACGATGATGAGAAGGGgcaggagaaggaggaggaggaagaggaggaggaggaagagatggaggaggaggaggtggaggaggaggagcaggAGGTGGAGCAAGAGGAGGAGGACAACGAAGCAAGATATCCTCAACACCGTGTTCCTCGCTTCTCAACGACATTTGAAAActcgaatatttcttattgtaGCCTCGATCAAAATTATTCCTTAATGAAGAGAGTTCGCGactagaaaatatattcaatgtcAAATGATTAAAATGTCATGATGAGATAACAAAAGAGGCTATAAACAAGAATATAGAGATATGTCAAGGATGTCGtttccttttgtcttttttcacTGACTCGATGTTCATCGAAACATAGCAAAGTCGAAAGACTGGATCAACTCTATTATAAGGCGATCACGACACTGGCGTGCTTTTACGTAATTGATCGTGCAGTAGCACGTGATAACGTTTATCGGAGGCGTTACGAGAAATTCccatttaataaaatcagtCGATTGTCGAGAGTAGGCACTGGATTTTAAAGTCGCAGGTCGTGtattttttctcccctcttATCTTCCATCACCTCCTCTGTTGCTCTCCAATTTTCGATAATGTCTCCTCTTAATTGTTTGAGATAATGAGACATCTTATTcgatttcatcttttttattctcaacTTAACAATGACAATGTCACTGGCATTTACATTAatacttatttaaatttaatgaaacgtGTTTGACTCTTTAACTCTTATCGACTGATAAGATCGTTAATATTTTAccaatgttatttaaaaaatccaCGTTGTTTCTTGATGAACGTAGAATTTCGTGCAAAATAATAAGATGAATTTATTAATCTGTGCgacattttcttaaaataatttatacccGTATGGATCGTAACTCGCAAGTAAAAAGTACTTGGAACGTGAATAAAAAGCGATCGTTCCGCTCTTACTCGAAGCGAGCGACTAGCACGCGAGTAGGCATCGTTGATTTTGCAAGAGACTATTTTTGTACTCGACGCATTCTATTAAATAGAAACGACGCACAGTGTTTCTAAAACCCAAAAAcgtaatcaaaatataaagGTGTTTTTCAATTTAGCAACATTTAGTAATATTTAGTATACAAAAGTTTTCAAGGTCATGTACGGGACATTCCGTTTTAATTGTTATGACCAAATATCTCTgatattatgaattttataaagaaatattttcaaataaaactagtttttgagaaaaaatgtaataccTATTGCATCTATTTCGTAGAGGTTCCTGTTGTCAAGATTAGAagtcataataatttttttaaatagaaattaataattgaagTCGAACAAAAGTTGTAGagagtattaatataaatcgagCAAATATCTGCAATGTAcgttttcatcgatatttcatGACGCCTTGGAATTGAACAAACTTCGCGATGAtgcgattataaataatgcaatTAATTTCCCTACAAAcatctaataattattgaattcatcgatcaatttttttgtcccatttttttatttatttatctttattcatatatttttgaagTTGTGATCATTCGAAGCTCGATACTCTTTACCAGTCATAAAGAacattatgtatatagttaATTAAACATACAATATATTGTACACAGTTAATTAAACTTCAAGGTGCCATAActcgataaaatatcgatcaaaAAGCTACATTATAGATACCCATTGGATTCGTATTGATATTCTCTGTAACTTTTGTTCAgcttaaaatatcgattttcaattaaaaaagattgttGTGATTATATTTAGTATCCTGACGGGAACGTCTATGAAATAACTGCAATACGTATTGCATTTCCTCCTCAAAACCtagcaatttttatttaaaatatatttttatacaatccATTAAATcggaaatatttaatgaaattatttaaaatgagccatactctatatatttaaaaaatatcttggcATATTAAACATGATATATTAACATTTGCAAAATCGTTGATTACGgattaaaagttaaaattacaaaaagtaaaatgacGTATCCAATATAGCggacatatatatttaaaaaatattaaatttagctgaacttaatatattaagattttttaaataaatctccCCTTACGAGTCTAAagttaaaattacaaaagtgATATGTTCGCAATATTTATCGAgagtataaaattttatactaccaaaaaaaaattaaaataaaagtaaatataaatataaacaaacacttccgtttcttttattaaaccaTCTTCAACActgataaaacaaaagaaataaaatttaaacttattattaaaatcgcAGATAATCGCACATTCATTAgatataacattattaaataatttttaaagggaataaaaatttgtccACCGTAaacatatacagatataaaaatttgtgatAGGTATATTAATTCAGTAAGAGCATATTTACTTGAacacatacaaataaaatttaaatttatttgacatataaattttcttacaaCCGTTCATCTTACGTCCTATTCGCAACTatcttattatcgattttatacattttatacacTCTTTTGTTGTTTCAAGCTTCCCTACCAGATCTGATTAATTAAGGAATCAAATTCAATATCTATTACCTAcgaatcgaattatttcaataacgaAGTTTCGTTTCATGGGTTTCGATTACTATTAAAAAGTGTACTTGCCATGTAACCATTTTATATaagttgtttttatatatgtttgaaCTCTAGAATGAGTACTTGTAAACTCAAAAACGTGATCTATAAGTAGTTTGATGTTAGAAAGATCTGAACCTTCTACAAGTTCCAGTTGAATTTTAAGTGTTTAGATGCAATAGCTGATTGCATCATTAAATATTGCATCAATATCTGCAATTTTTAAAGTATCTCAGTCTTGATATCCGAGAATAGAGAAgttaattaaaaacgaaaaactaTCGCATGCTATAGTTTGCCTTTGTGAATCGTCCCATTATTCAAAGTACtcataaaaatttcgaatctACTCGACCAAGTTGATTTCGAGAATctaatacaaaaaattcaCTTTTTAGGATGCTATTAATTGGTTACTAATAAGAAATGTTGttcaattgtatatatatataaagtatttaatATTCGTTGATTTTCAAACTCAGAAGAATGTAAGTGTTTGTATTTATAAGTACTTTGATATTTGAATAgtttaaatcttttaaaagtGGTAATCAATTTTAGAATAACTATGATTTCGCTCGCATATAAGCTCGTTTcagttataaattaaatatatgtaaatctaTCAGTTTATTATCGTACAATTACTATAAATGTTGTCTGGTCTacaaatcttttattaaataattatattaaacatacgatatttgtaataaaggGTATATTTCTGACAGAAAGATATTCATATAGTAATTCGATCTGATAATATTggattttttacaatttcatatataatgtcgaaatataaatattattttgtcatTAAATCAATgagtacatgtatatatgcataaatacataatatatatacgttactGTGTCAATTTTGTCAATTCATGCGTTCGTATTTATGTTCACCATTagattatctattatttgtcaattatttatcatttgtaCAGTATAGAGTTTGAAGAGCATAACAAATATGCCGGaatcttcttattatttagaACCTCAAGATTCTTGTTACATGTAATACGCGTACTAAAGAATTAAAGTTTGGTAAGTGTAATACTAATTTGATGACATTCGTGCACACACGACTTCTTTCCTATATGTCTATATCTATACCCACATatgtttttctctccctccccaccccccctctctcgctcgttcATTTCTTCATATATAAAGGTAAATGCCGTGAACAGTTttaagagaatttttatttttttctttattttcaaacaTGACATTCagaatgataatttatttttttaatttattttttatataagctCAAATCTATCCATTATATAAGGATAGTGAATACTTGGAAATGTAAAGAACTAGTAGCACACTGCACTATAGTATTTTTACaagaatttaatgaaaatcacTTTAATCATACTTAAGTACTGCAAATACTCTATAATTTCAAAATGTGATATGTACATGTTTTCATAaaacttgtaaaatataacTTGAGAATGTATtcgcaataaaaaatatgaaaaaaataaacatgaataaaattatgtacaacgttttacaatttttacttTGATTTACAATATGATTAAATCTTCATCATTTCTCGaatctaaattattattaatatcacgaATCTTACAGGTTAGtttcaataaatctttttcgttaaataaaatccttAACTTCCTCTTCCTCATTTTCAGAAGAATACATTTAGttcataattatcttttttcatcttttcttttattctac contains these protein-coding regions:
- the LOC127069202 gene encoding synaptic vesicle glycoprotein 2C-like isoform X2 — encoded protein: MSLRSEEHGVEDILLRCPPPLAPPPAPPPPPPPPPSLPPPPLPPPPSPAPSHHRQHHLTKFNVEIRQTDEIIVQDALNETGFGKFNFKVLAVSALICMNAAFGMLSIGFILPAAACDFKMTTEDKGHLTVSTMLGMLSGSYFWGCLADTKGRRISLLACLFLHGGSEFLASLIPFYWGFVLVKFISGLAICGQLTLLYTYLAEFQPIKKRDLFLSWMETAWVMGMVIVACVAWATVPLDIKYKTDTFSFHSWNLFIMICSLPSFTIGIWLSFFPETPKYLAETGQNVKMLKVLTRMYSENTGNSLEKYLTNLKNCENQLLSELVFRLEEKMNEKEETIEPKSLKIIITNTFLQTLMLVRKPYLHRTFIEHFPNRSATVCTVVAFEKNNKTITSTDPFGCNTPIQSSVFLYAFILALSGVPIGLTLPLLINRLGYKFFLVVGTIIASIVSFCIFLVKTSVENLVISCIFESVTSICVSVVSCMLIDFYPTHLRSIAAGLASFFSRLGAMMGNLMTGMLIDYHCRVVIILVGLQLFVCGILCLLTPKKKEMKKAKITKF
- the LOC127069202 gene encoding synaptic vesicle glycoprotein 2C-like isoform X1 codes for the protein MSLRSEEHGVEDILLRCPPPLAPPPAPPPPPPPPPSLPPPPLPPPPSPAPSHHRQHHLTKFNVEIRQTDEIIVQDALNETGFGKFNFKVLAVSALICMNAAFGMLSIGFILPAAACDFKMTTEDKGHLTVSTMLGMLSGSYFWGCLADTKGRRISLLACLFLHGGSEFLASLIPFYWGFVLVKFISGLAICGQLTLLYTYLAEFQPIKKRDLFLSWMETAWVMGMVIVACVAWATVPLDIKYKTDTFSFHSWNLFIMICSLPSFTIGIWLSFFPETPKYLAETGQNVKMLKVLTRMYSENTGNSLEKYLTNLKNCENQLLSELVFRLEEKMNEKEETIEPKSLKIIITNTFLQTLMLVRKPYLHRTFIVCSATYLIMTSYYMLLLWLPDLFRRYAEFQEHFPNRSATVCTVVAFEKNNKTITSTDPFGCNTPIQSSVFLYAFILALSGVPIGLTLPLLINRLGYKFFLVVGTIIASIVSFCIFLVKTSVENLVISCIFESVTSICVSVVSCMLIDFYPTHLRSIAAGLASFFSRLGAMMGNLMTGMLIDYHCRVVIILVGLQLFVCGILCLLTPKKKEMKKAKITKF